Proteins from a single region of Haloplanus sp. GDY1:
- a CDS encoding DUF7139 domain-containing protein, with the protein MSTDDTPDNVLFEWYGRYIGDPETETDVYLGFALFFGGIALGAVGILVFLLSALSSGTGAPAWAIREVSMVAASVGLPLLLLGMVVLLPGDRRMTYVSLGGLAVCLVAVGLFVATYPRNWNVAWSPDYSAQGVAIYAVGLVAVVGATGAALVGHQVERATPGERAAEVRAETGAAESGGGGGSGGGAGGESVSDEQVRRDIDEAMADADLSWGGVNRKNTKRLELNTDAEVEVDREAFENAEATTVRSSDSSVDDALSNLRKLQGRERDTDSSTGVDDQTAALTELRQQQEAEEMATEDDESLVDRARGLFSR; encoded by the coding sequence ATGAGCACGGACGACACCCCCGACAACGTACTCTTCGAGTGGTACGGCCGGTACATCGGCGACCCCGAGACGGAGACGGACGTCTATCTGGGATTCGCGCTCTTCTTCGGCGGCATCGCCCTCGGCGCCGTCGGCATCCTCGTGTTCCTGCTCTCGGCGCTTTCGAGCGGGACGGGAGCGCCGGCGTGGGCGATCAGGGAGGTGTCGATGGTGGCCGCGAGCGTCGGCCTCCCCCTCCTCCTCCTCGGGATGGTGGTCCTCCTCCCCGGAGACCGGCGGATGACCTACGTCTCGCTCGGGGGGCTGGCGGTGTGTCTCGTGGCCGTCGGCCTGTTCGTCGCCACCTACCCGCGGAACTGGAACGTGGCGTGGTCGCCCGACTACAGCGCGCAGGGCGTCGCCATCTACGCCGTCGGCCTCGTCGCCGTCGTGGGGGCGACGGGGGCGGCGCTGGTCGGCCACCAGGTGGAACGGGCCACGCCTGGCGAACGTGCGGCCGAGGTGCGCGCCGAGACGGGGGCGGCCGAGTCGGGCGGCGGCGGGGGCAGCGGTGGCGGCGCGGGCGGCGAGTCGGTCTCCGACGAACAGGTCCGCCGCGACATCGACGAGGCGATGGCCGACGCCGACCTGTCGTGGGGCGGCGTCAACCGGAAGAACACCAAACGCCTCGAACTCAACACCGACGCGGAGGTGGAGGTCGACCGCGAGGCGTTCGAGAACGCCGAGGCGACGACGGTGCGGTCGTCGGACAGCAGCGTCGACGACGCCCTCTCGAACCTGCGGAAACTGCAGGGGCGGGAACGCGACACCGACTCCTCGACGGGCGTCGACGACCAGACGGCGGCGCTGACGGAACTCCGCCAGCAGCAGGAGGCCGAGGAGATGGCGACCGAGGACGACGAGAGCCTCGTCGACCGTGCGAGGGGACTGTTCTCGCGGTAG
- a CDS encoding zinc ribbon domain-containing protein: MDCPQCGGALATYALEGREASVCEDCGYVGISAEHRGDPRRVESWNDALRRFYRAHDADAEPGVELRPPLSRPSEGSGESWDEALRRFYERRTDEGSVDEESADERSADEGSVDEESAAEESVDEVSAAEESMDEESAAEESAAEESADQDAAASAPETSAAGTDGTDESAAEDAATRPSQSSAGDS; this comes from the coding sequence ATGGACTGTCCGCAGTGTGGTGGCGCGCTCGCCACGTACGCCCTGGAGGGCCGCGAGGCGTCCGTCTGTGAGGACTGCGGCTACGTCGGTATCTCCGCCGAGCACCGCGGCGACCCCCGTCGCGTCGAGTCGTGGAACGACGCGCTCCGGCGCTTCTACCGGGCTCACGACGCCGACGCGGAGCCGGGCGTCGAACTCCGTCCGCCGCTCTCCCGCCCCTCAGAAGGGTCGGGGGAGTCGTGGGACGAGGCGCTCCGGCGGTTCTACGAGCGACGGACGGACGAGGGGTCGGTGGACGAAGAATCGGCGGACGAGAGGTCGGCAGACGAGGGGTCGGTGGACGAGGAGTCGGCGGCCGAGGAGTCGGTGGACGAAGTATCGGCGGCCGAGGAGTCGATGGACGAAGAATCGGCGGCCGAAGAATCGGCGGCCGAGGAGTCGGCGGACCAAGACGCCGCGGCGTCGGCGCCGGAGACGTCGGCTGCGGGGACCGACGGGACGGACGAGTCGGCGGCCGAGGACGCGGCGACCCGGCCGTCTCAGTCCTCCGCGGGCGACTCCTGA
- a CDS encoding antibiotic resistance protein VanZ — MSRTRRSSITVGLALALLVASVLNPRWLGASGPGSAGTAWLHLVGYAALGAALVRPGWRGAAVAVVVATGYGAGIELLQAGLAHRTASLADAAINGAGATLGVAGRIALRRGRSPPTDG; from the coding sequence ATGTCACGAACACGGCGGTCGTCCATCACAGTTGGCCTCGCGCTGGCGCTCCTCGTCGCCTCGGTGCTGAACCCCCGCTGGCTGGGCGCGTCCGGCCCCGGCTCGGCCGGGACGGCGTGGCTCCACCTCGTCGGCTACGCCGCCCTCGGCGCCGCCCTCGTCCGCCCGGGGTGGCGCGGTGCGGCCGTCGCGGTCGTCGTCGCCACCGGCTACGGCGCCGGCATCGAGCTTCTCCAGGCCGGCCTCGCTCACCGGACCGCCAGCCTGGCCGACGCCGCGATCAACGGGGCCGGGGCGACCCTCGGCGTCGCCGGACGGATCGCCCTCCGCCGGGGGCGTTCCCCGCCGACCGACGGGTGA
- a CDS encoding tyrosine-type recombinase/integrase, producing the protein MPNDAGNTETNIHWLKPEQVEAMRDAAHEGQHGPRDDAVATILYDTGLRRGELSEVNRDMLDLDEEQLRIPASIQKDYPTNRSPKAATFALDPSGQLRTVRTLRAYLSSRTDTSPALFPSRKSDRMTGKGLNDVVKRLAKRADVRPFSSAGRGDPGDVTAHTLRHSVAWRMLRAEDGNTLYDVRNRLRHATILTTERRYDHFETI; encoded by the coding sequence ATGCCGAACGACGCCGGCAATACAGAAACGAACATTCACTGGCTCAAGCCCGAGCAGGTTGAGGCCATGCGCGACGCCGCTCACGAAGGTCAACACGGTCCTCGCGACGATGCCGTCGCGACGATCCTTTACGACACCGGCCTCCGACGTGGAGAGCTCTCTGAGGTAAACCGCGACATGCTCGACCTGGACGAAGAGCAGCTGCGCATCCCGGCGTCGATCCAGAAGGACTACCCAACCAACCGGTCCCCGAAGGCTGCGACTTTCGCCCTTGACCCCAGCGGTCAACTCCGAACTGTCCGGACCCTCCGAGCCTATCTCTCCTCAAGAACGGACACGTCCCCAGCGCTGTTCCCTTCGCGGAAGTCCGACCGGATGACGGGTAAAGGATTGAACGACGTCGTGAAGCGGCTCGCAAAAAGGGCTGACGTGCGTCCCTTCTCCTCTGCAGGTCGCGGTGATCCGGGCGACGTGACCGCGCACACACTCCGGCACTCGGTGGCGTGGAGGATGCTCCGCGCGGAGGACGGAAACACGCTGTACGACGTCCGAAATCGACTTCGACACGCCACCATTCTCACGACCGAACGGCGCTACGACCACTTCGAAACGATCTAG
- a CDS encoding NUDIX hydrolase, whose amino-acid sequence MDDLTWETTDSAVDYTCPGFDVRRDEVRLPDGTETDFHYVDEPAAVVVLPFTPDGDVVVIDEWRQAVGRVNRGLPAGSVEGADVDLAAAARRELREETGYEADAVSHLFSAEPTNGIANSVHHYYVARDCVPTGERNLDFNESIRVATTGYDDLLAAVLDDDLRDGRTVAAVTGYELRDGVGRAP is encoded by the coding sequence ATGGACGACCTGACCTGGGAGACGACCGACTCGGCCGTCGACTACACCTGTCCCGGCTTCGACGTGCGCCGCGACGAGGTCCGCCTGCCCGACGGCACCGAAACCGACTTTCATTACGTCGACGAACCCGCGGCCGTCGTGGTCCTGCCGTTCACCCCGGACGGCGACGTGGTGGTCATCGACGAGTGGCGACAGGCCGTCGGGCGGGTGAACCGCGGGCTGCCCGCGGGCTCCGTCGAGGGCGCCGACGTCGACCTGGCCGCCGCCGCCCGGCGCGAACTCCGCGAGGAGACGGGATACGAGGCCGACGCCGTCTCGCATCTGTTCTCCGCGGAGCCAACCAACGGCATCGCCAACTCCGTCCACCACTACTACGTCGCCCGGGACTGCGTCCCCACGGGCGAGCGAAACCTGGATTTCAACGAGAGCATCCGCGTCGCCACGACCGGATACGACGACCTGCTGGCGGCCGTCCTCGACGACGACCTGCGCGACGGCCGGACCGTCGCCGCGGTCACGGGGTACGAACTCCGGGACGGCGTGGGACGAGCGCCGTAG
- a CDS encoding arylsulfotransferase family protein — MPSRFGLGETLVALGCLCLLSTAVLGAALAPAGTTSAAPAPDSERVTLLGVQGVGSYVEGGSVRLLDGHDERWRESSADTYFDVTRLDNGSVLAGYMADGYEDCGPYSPPCHRTGYRIIDPEPTPSVVAEWSFPVRNRVASEVHDVEPLPGGGFVVADMEHERVVIVEDGEVTWEWKASSRYEAPPDPTTVDWLHINDVDRIGQGRFLVSVRNANQLVVLERGEGVVQVINEDRDDATDDDGLVGDPDVLYHQHNPQWLGDGAVLVADSENHRVVELHRTESGEWEPAWVLRGAGGQKFDWPRDADRLPNGHTLITDTRNARLVEVNESGRVVWEHRLDYRALPYEADRLPVGEAVGGPTYGDADTDAAAGGSVPLLTPLLRLISAGVRLPLWVSEIHLLATLVSLGLVGAGLVLRWRDGA, encoded by the coding sequence ATGCCCTCCCGGTTCGGTCTCGGCGAGACGCTCGTCGCGCTCGGCTGTCTGTGTCTCCTCTCGACTGCCGTCCTCGGCGCGGCGCTGGCGCCCGCCGGAACGACGAGCGCCGCCCCGGCGCCCGACAGCGAGCGCGTGACCCTCCTCGGCGTCCAGGGTGTCGGGAGCTACGTCGAGGGCGGCTCGGTCCGGCTGCTGGACGGCCACGACGAGCGCTGGCGGGAGTCCTCGGCCGACACCTACTTCGACGTGACGCGACTGGACAACGGGTCGGTACTCGCGGGGTACATGGCCGACGGCTACGAGGACTGTGGCCCCTACTCGCCGCCGTGTCACCGCACGGGCTACCGGATCATCGACCCCGAGCCGACCCCCAGCGTGGTCGCGGAGTGGTCGTTCCCGGTTCGCAACCGGGTCGCCAGCGAGGTACACGACGTGGAGCCCCTGCCCGGCGGCGGATTCGTCGTCGCCGACATGGAACACGAGCGGGTCGTGATCGTCGAGGACGGCGAGGTGACCTGGGAGTGGAAGGCGAGTTCCCGCTACGAGGCGCCCCCCGACCCCACCACGGTCGACTGGCTCCACATCAACGACGTGGACCGCATCGGGCAGGGGCGCTTTCTCGTCTCCGTCCGCAACGCGAACCAGTTGGTCGTCCTCGAACGCGGCGAGGGGGTCGTGCAGGTGATCAACGAGGACCGGGACGACGCCACCGACGACGACGGGCTCGTCGGGGACCCGGACGTCCTCTACCACCAGCACAACCCACAGTGGCTCGGCGACGGCGCCGTGCTGGTCGCGGACAGCGAGAACCACCGCGTCGTCGAACTCCACCGCACCGAGAGCGGCGAGTGGGAGCCCGCGTGGGTCCTCCGCGGCGCCGGCGGCCAGAAGTTCGACTGGCCGCGGGACGCCGACCGCCTCCCCAACGGCCACACGCTGATCACCGACACGCGCAACGCCCGCCTCGTCGAGGTCAACGAATCGGGTCGCGTGGTCTGGGAACACCGGCTCGACTACCGCGCCCTGCCCTACGAGGCCGACCGCCTGCCCGTCGGCGAGGCCGTCGGCGGACCCACATACGGCGACGCCGACACGGACGCCGCGGCCGGCGGGAGCGTTCCCCTGCTCACGCCCCTGCTCCGGCTGATCAGTGCCGGCGTCCGCCTGCCGCTGTGGGTGAGCGAGATTCACCTGCTCGCGACCCTCGTCTCGCTCGGCCTCGTCGGCGCCGGACTCGTCCTCCGGTGGCGCGACGGGGCGTAG
- a CDS encoding PGF-CTERM sorting domain-containing protein, translating to MTPYWKRVAAVALVTIAVAAVALPAAAVSEPRDSPSDTRPPVRIYASETLDVSEVRLSGGGTVGEAETTFTAVGGGATFTVDPTSADFDGVAPGAYYATDDSDVRADVLIVRPQVYSLLLRDSRERDVTGASVDAQYLQRLSVTARYNFVDADRLDLTVTGPSGSEVATGRITTSPGTTTVTVDDPQPGRYAVTVRGSNVEAGNRTVTVRVRGETAATATATASPTPTATPTATPTATATATATPTATATATGTDTATATATATPTTASDGDGFGVVVALAALLAVALLRRR from the coding sequence ATGACACCTTACTGGAAGCGGGTCGCGGCAGTCGCGCTGGTCACGATCGCCGTCGCGGCCGTCGCACTCCCCGCCGCGGCCGTGAGCGAGCCACGGGACAGCCCGTCGGACACGCGCCCGCCGGTCCGGATCTACGCCAGCGAGACGCTCGACGTCTCCGAGGTTCGACTCTCCGGCGGCGGCACCGTCGGCGAGGCGGAGACGACGTTCACCGCCGTCGGCGGCGGCGCGACGTTCACCGTCGACCCGACGAGCGCCGACTTCGACGGCGTCGCTCCCGGCGCGTACTACGCCACGGACGACTCGGACGTTCGGGCGGACGTCCTGATCGTCCGGCCGCAGGTGTACAGCCTGCTCCTCCGGGACTCCAGGGAACGGGACGTCACCGGGGCCTCCGTCGACGCCCAGTACCTCCAGCGGCTGTCGGTCACGGCCCGGTACAACTTCGTCGACGCGGACCGACTCGACCTCACCGTCACCGGGCCGTCGGGGAGCGAGGTCGCGACCGGACGCATCACGACCAGCCCCGGCACCACCACGGTGACCGTCGACGACCCGCAGCCGGGGCGGTACGCGGTCACGGTCCGTGGGAGCAACGTCGAGGCGGGCAACCGAACCGTGACCGTTCGCGTGCGGGGCGAGACGGCGGCGACGGCGACGGCCACGGCGAGCCCGACGCCGACGGCCACGCCGACCGCGACCCCGACCGCCACCGCGACGGCGACCGCGACTCCGACCGCCACCGCGACCGCGACCGGGACCGATACCGCGACGGCGACCGCCACCGCGACGCCCACGACGGCGAGCGACGGCGACGGGTTCGGCGTCGTCGTCGCGCTGGCGGCGCTGCTCGCCGTCGCGCTGCTCCGCCGGCGCTGA
- the fer gene encoding ferredoxin Fer, giving the protein MDAPFDVLGIDPDADESEVDRAYRRRVMETHPDQGGSARAFQRVKAAYEAIVEGRVDADEDDGDARDGPARPEGSRVEYLDYEVIDDRGWSLDDDDLFEKAAAADLDPADYGEFLAEPSETLLEAAENRGFAWPYACRGGACANCAVAVVEGEMTTPIDHVLPSDLLDRGIQLSCIGAPTTAELKVVYNVKGMPDLDDLILPPYRFERARSVD; this is encoded by the coding sequence GTGGACGCTCCGTTCGACGTGTTGGGGATCGATCCGGACGCCGACGAGTCGGAGGTCGACCGGGCCTACCGCCGGCGGGTGATGGAGACCCATCCGGATCAGGGTGGCTCGGCGCGCGCGTTCCAGCGGGTCAAGGCCGCCTACGAGGCGATCGTGGAGGGGCGCGTCGACGCCGACGAGGACGACGGAGACGCCCGCGACGGGCCGGCCCGGCCGGAGGGCTCCCGGGTCGAGTATCTCGACTACGAGGTGATCGACGACCGGGGCTGGAGCCTCGACGACGACGACCTGTTCGAGAAGGCGGCCGCGGCCGACCTCGACCCCGCGGACTACGGCGAGTTCCTCGCCGAGCCCAGCGAGACGCTTTTGGAGGCGGCCGAGAACCGCGGCTTCGCGTGGCCCTACGCCTGTCGCGGCGGGGCGTGTGCGAACTGCGCGGTGGCGGTCGTCGAGGGCGAGATGACGACGCCCATCGATCACGTACTCCCGTCGGATCTGCTCGATCGGGGCATCCAGCTCTCCTGTATCGGCGCCCCGACGACGGCCGAACTGAAGGTCGTCTACAACGTCAAGGGGATGCCCGACCTCGACGACCTCATCCTCCCGCCGTATCGGTTCGAGCGGGCGCGGTCGGTCGACTGA
- a CDS encoding ABC transporter ATP-binding protein — MALLEVEDLVVRFYTEEGVVRAVDGLSYTLDRGERLGVVGESGAGKTVSALAVLGLLDDPGRIEGGTIRFDGTDLRAASEERRRRLRGGEIGMVFQDPETALNPVYTVGEQVAEAVRAHSDRAGADADDRAVELLDRVGIPDPEARADQYPHEFSGGMAQRALVAVALAGDPDLLIADEPTTGLDVTVQAQLLDLLDDLAADDLAVQLVSHDLGVVAEFCERVLVMYAGQAVERAPVEELFYDPKHPYTAGLLSAVPRIGDGRDRLATIPGATPDLSAPPPGCRFHPRCPYAEDACTKRDPPLVATGDGDGDHEAACLAYTGDLDGELTFSVEVDDGDGDGGGSR; from the coding sequence ATGGCGCTGCTGGAGGTCGAGGACCTCGTCGTCCGCTTCTACACCGAGGAGGGCGTCGTGCGGGCTGTCGACGGCCTCTCGTACACCCTCGACCGCGGCGAGCGACTGGGCGTCGTCGGCGAGAGCGGGGCCGGCAAGACCGTCTCCGCGCTCGCCGTCCTCGGACTGCTCGACGACCCCGGCCGGATCGAGGGGGGCACGATCCGGTTCGACGGCACCGACCTCCGGGCTGCCTCCGAGGAGCGCCGCCGACGGCTCCGCGGCGGCGAGATCGGAATGGTGTTTCAGGACCCCGAGACGGCGCTCAACCCCGTCTACACCGTCGGCGAGCAGGTCGCGGAGGCCGTGCGTGCCCACTCCGACCGGGCGGGCGCGGACGCCGACGACCGGGCCGTCGAACTCCTCGACCGGGTCGGGATTCCCGATCCCGAAGCGCGCGCCGACCAGTACCCCCACGAGTTCTCGGGCGGGATGGCCCAGCGCGCCCTCGTGGCCGTGGCGCTCGCCGGCGATCCCGACCTGCTGATCGCCGACGAACCGACGACCGGCCTCGACGTGACCGTCCAGGCCCAGTTGCTGGACCTGCTCGACGACCTGGCGGCCGACGACCTCGCGGTGCAACTCGTCTCCCACGACCTCGGCGTCGTCGCCGAGTTCTGCGAGCGCGTGCTGGTGATGTACGCCGGGCAGGCCGTCGAGCGCGCCCCGGTCGAGGAGCTGTTTTACGACCCGAAACACCCCTACACCGCCGGGCTGTTGAGCGCGGTCCCCCGCATCGGCGACGGCCGCGACCGCCTCGCGACGATTCCGGGGGCGACGCCGGACCTCTCGGCGCCGCCGCCGGGGTGTCGCTTCCACCCCCGGTGTCCGTACGCCGAGGACGCCTGCACGAAGCGCGACCCGCCGCTCGTCGCGACCGGCGACGGGGACGGGGATCACGAGGCGGCCTGTCTGGCCTACACCGGCGACCTGGACGGCGAACTGACGTTCTCCGTCGAGGTCGACGACGGCGACGGCGACGGAGGTGGATCCCGGTGA
- the trmY gene encoding tRNA (pseudouridine(54)-N(1))-methyltransferase TrmY: MRQFVVIGHDAPTTPDFSLDDLAGAAGRLDVLCRCVTSAFFLSHAIREDVRVHLVLDDSFTLTFEGSDLRRLNPDERSTAALIRGALERREDAIGHQPVESSPGVSIRRRGFEPTLDAVADGTLVHLHEAGTPAVDHAPPADPVFVLSDHHDFTDREADLLAERADARVRLGPRALHADHAITVAHNYLDTEGFRSY, encoded by the coding sequence ATGCGCCAGTTCGTCGTCATCGGCCACGACGCACCCACGACCCCCGACTTCTCGCTCGACGACCTCGCCGGCGCGGCCGGCCGTCTCGACGTGCTCTGCCGGTGTGTCACCTCCGCCTTCTTCCTCTCGCACGCCATCCGGGAGGACGTCCGCGTCCACCTCGTCCTCGACGACTCTTTCACCCTGACCTTCGAGGGGAGCGACCTCCGACGGCTCAACCCCGACGAGCGGAGCACCGCCGCCCTGATACGCGGGGCCCTGGAGCGCCGCGAGGACGCCATCGGCCACCAGCCCGTCGAGTCGAGTCCGGGCGTCTCGATCCGTCGCCGCGGGTTCGAGCCGACCCTCGACGCCGTCGCCGACGGGACGCTCGTCCACCTCCACGAGGCGGGAACGCCGGCCGTCGACCACGCCCCGCCGGCCGACCCCGTCTTCGTCCTCTCGGACCACCACGACTTCACCGACCGGGAGGCAGACCTGCTGGCCGAACGCGCCGACGCCCGCGTCCGCCTCGGCCCCCGCGCGCTCCACGCCGACCACGCCATCACCGTCGCGCACAACTACCTCGACACCGAGGGGTTCCGGTCGTACTGA
- a CDS encoding aldehyde ferredoxin oxidoreductase family protein, translating into MTDLGGFRDHVAHVDLGSGDVAYQGIDDEDAKKYIGGRGLGVKYVFDAGPEVDPLGPDNRLVFMNGPLTGSQAVMSGRIAICTKSPLTGTVTDSHHGGWSGARLKWSGFDGLVFEGQSEDPVYAVVEDGEVELRDASHLWGKGVHETRDLVEEEVEGSYGKNLSIMAIGPAGENEVRYSCIINEDDRASGRGGTGCVMGNKGLKAVVVKSGTKMPKPADSDTFGEGARQAMQVIQESDVTAPNEGALSMYGTNVLMNITEEMDGHPTKNGKYTSSFAMNEEEGTDVEAEKISGENVRENILVDEPTCHSCPVACKKEVEVNYKHKGQDMNVRMESYEYESAWALGTNSTNDDRDSIAVMIDRCNDMGVDTIDMGNIFAMSMEMTEKGKLDDLDDGVDWGDEEHMIDLIEEVGHRSSDLGDLLAKGAEGIADEMDAHDCRLDVKGQTIAAYDPRCMKGMGIGYATSNRGACHLRGYTPAAEILGIPEKVDPYEWEGKGELCATFQDLHAISDSFDICKFNAFAEGIEEYVKQYNGMTGRDLSEDELMTAGERVYNLERYFNNLAGFDGADDSLPGRFVEGDEEAIPGQRGSEGELCELAEMKDEYYSHRGWVDGVVTDDTLERLDIDAGPGTGVSGSGGQAPADD; encoded by the coding sequence ATGACAGACTTAGGCGGATTCAGAGATCACGTAGCGCACGTGGACCTCGGCTCCGGAGATGTCGCCTACCAGGGCATCGACGACGAGGACGCGAAAAAGTACATCGGTGGCCGCGGGCTCGGCGTGAAATACGTCTTCGACGCCGGTCCGGAGGTCGACCCGCTGGGCCCGGACAACCGACTCGTGTTCATGAACGGCCCCCTCACGGGGTCCCAGGCCGTCATGAGCGGTCGGATCGCGATCTGTACCAAGTCCCCGCTCACGGGGACGGTCACGGACTCCCACCACGGCGGCTGGTCCGGGGCGCGACTCAAGTGGTCGGGCTTCGACGGACTGGTCTTCGAGGGGCAGAGCGAGGATCCCGTCTACGCCGTCGTGGAGGACGGCGAGGTCGAACTCCGCGACGCCTCCCACCTGTGGGGCAAGGGCGTCCACGAGACACGGGACCTCGTCGAGGAGGAGGTCGAGGGGTCCTACGGCAAGAACCTCTCCATCATGGCCATCGGCCCCGCCGGCGAGAACGAGGTTCGGTACTCCTGTATCATCAACGAGGACGACCGCGCCTCGGGCCGCGGCGGCACCGGTTGTGTGATGGGCAACAAGGGCCTGAAGGCCGTCGTCGTGAAATCCGGGACGAAGATGCCCAAGCCCGCCGACTCCGACACGTTCGGCGAGGGCGCCCGGCAGGCCATGCAGGTCATCCAGGAGTCCGACGTCACCGCGCCCAACGAGGGCGCGCTCTCGATGTACGGCACCAACGTCCTGATGAACATCACGGAGGAGATGGACGGTCACCCCACCAAGAACGGGAAGTACACGTCCTCCTTCGCGATGAACGAGGAAGAGGGCACGGACGTCGAAGCCGAGAAGATCAGCGGCGAGAACGTCCGCGAGAACATCCTCGTGGACGAGCCCACCTGTCACTCCTGCCCCGTCGCCTGCAAGAAGGAGGTCGAGGTCAACTACAAGCACAAGGGCCAGGACATGAACGTCCGGATGGAGTCCTACGAGTACGAGAGCGCGTGGGCGCTCGGCACCAACTCCACCAACGACGACCGCGACTCCATCGCGGTCATGATCGACCGCTGTAACGACATGGGCGTCGACACCATCGACATGGGGAACATCTTCGCCATGTCGATGGAGATGACCGAGAAGGGCAAGCTCGACGACCTCGACGACGGCGTCGACTGGGGCGACGAGGAACACATGATCGACCTCATCGAGGAGGTCGGTCACCGGAGCAGCGACCTGGGTGACCTGCTCGCCAAGGGCGCCGAGGGCATCGCCGACGAGATGGACGCCCACGACTGCCGGCTGGACGTCAAGGGTCAGACCATCGCGGCCTACGACCCGCGCTGCATGAAGGGCATGGGCATCGGCTACGCCACCTCGAACCGCGGTGCCTGCCACCTGCGCGGCTACACGCCGGCCGCCGAGATCCTCGGCATCCCGGAGAAGGTCGATCCCTACGAGTGGGAGGGCAAGGGCGAACTCTGCGCCACCTTCCAGGACCTCCACGCCATCTCGGACTCGTTCGACATCTGCAAGTTCAACGCGTTCGCGGAGGGCATCGAGGAGTACGTCAAGCAGTACAACGGCATGACGGGCCGTGACCTGTCCGAGGACGAGCTCATGACGGCTGGCGAGCGCGTCTACAACCTCGAACGCTACTTCAACAACCTCGCCGGCTTCGACGGCGCGGACGACTCGCTGCCGGGTCGGTTCGTCGAGGGCGACGAGGAGGCCATCCCCGGCCAGCGCGGCTCCGAGGGTGAGCTCTGCGAACTCGCCGAGATGAAAGACGAGTACTACAGCCACCGCGGCTGGGTCGACGGCGTCGTCACGGACGACACGCTCGAACGCCTCGACATCGACGCGGGTCCCGGCACGGGCGTCTCCGGCTCCGGCGGTCAGGCTCCGGCGGACGACTGA
- a CDS encoding PIN domain-containing protein codes for MIVDTNYLGDLVERDPAALEVSRQADASAEPIRLPTAVIWELFYGLGKIEDADYATSLRRKYSAIIQGTVSVELDDHIARRAGTLRGKHKASDRLKDLDGADSVVAAHGLILNEPVVSNDGDFQDIEGLDVITY; via the coding sequence GTGATCGTCGATACCAACTACCTCGGCGACCTCGTCGAACGGGATCCCGCAGCCCTCGAGGTCTCTCGACAAGCCGACGCATCAGCCGAACCGATCCGTCTACCAACTGCAGTGATCTGGGAGTTGTTTTACGGACTCGGGAAGATCGAGGATGCAGACTACGCCACGTCTCTGCGTCGGAAGTACTCTGCGATCATCCAAGGAACTGTTTCTGTTGAACTCGACGATCATATCGCCCGCCGAGCAGGAACTCTTCGGGGGAAACACAAGGCTTCTGACCGTCTCAAAGACTTGGATGGTGCCGATTCTGTCGTCGCCGCTCACGGGTTGATTCTCAACGAACCCGTTGTCTCTAACGATGGAGACTTTCAGGACATCGAAGGACTCGATGTCATCACATACTGA